GCAAGCACGGTGAAAGGAAAATGCCATGACCAAATCAATTATCACCATTCCCAATATTTCTTGCGGACACTGTGTTCATGCCATTCAAAGCGAGCTCGTTGAAATGAAGGGAATCATCAGCGTATCCGGTGATCCTGCGAACAAAAAGATTGAGGTGCAATGGTCCGCGCCGGCCTCCTTAGAGGCGATTAAAATGCTGCTTAAAAAAATAAACTACCCGGCGGCAGCTGATTAGACCCGCTATCAGAAACACGCATGAAAGCGCGTGCTTCATCGGAGAAGGTTCTTAGCTTCCAAGCGTCCCAGCATTCCAGCCGCCCAGCTTCCGGCTTTGCCGGATTAAGGCGATACGGAATTTTCCAGGCAGGTACCTATGGCGGATCAAAAACTTACCCTACCGATCAGCGGCATGACATGCGCGAATTGTGCCGCCAATATTGAGCGGAACATCCATAAGTTGCCAGGCATAACGGCCGCGACGGTTAATTTCGCCGTTGAAACAGCGACCGTAAGATATATATCGTCCCTCACGACACCGGAAGAA
The genomic region above belongs to Desulfobacterales bacterium and contains:
- a CDS encoding heavy metal-associated domain-containing protein; protein product: MTKSIITIPNISCGHCVHAIQSELVEMKGIISVSGDPANKKIEVQWSAPASLEAIKMLLKKINYPAAAD